One genomic window of Coleofasciculus sp. FACHB-1120 includes the following:
- a CDS encoding type IV pilus twitching motility protein PilT produces the protein MTEPQRPPMSPPPPPRVPPPPPPGMRPPARDAAATVSTQQQPMQTMQMTAPPPPHAGAASVPPPPKAPPPAAGTGVRSSATAASAALATATTVVARTPARGAGPSPGQPTLKEIVVKAHENGISDIHAGVGEIPRYRKRGDMEMTDYPMTDEATFMSWLREVMTDAQIREFEERLDFDGVTQYEFSRARINVFGSMRGPAMVMRLIPNDILTLEQLRLPEVFKDICHYHKGLILVTGPTGSGKSTTMAAMIDYINKEMAKHIITIEDPIEFVHTSRKSLIKHREVGLNTLKFDNALKAALREDPDLILVGEMRDKETVNTALKAAQTGHLVMGTLHTNSAVKTIERVLNLYSAEEQHSMKIAIAESLVAIISQGLCKTTDGKRAAFHDILINTEAIKDYIKEGKYEDITGIMLGSGFDGMMTMNKALLELYHEGRITEEIALEMSPTPNEMAQFLRGRV, from the coding sequence ATGACAGAACCGCAGCGTCCGCCCATGTCACCACCGCCTCCACCCCGCGTCCCCCCTCCACCCCCGCCAGGAATGCGACCTCCGGCTAGGGATGCAGCTGCCACCGTTTCCACTCAGCAGCAGCCCATGCAAACAATGCAGATGACTGCACCTCCTCCCCCTCATGCAGGGGCAGCTTCTGTGCCTCCTCCACCGAAAGCGCCTCCCCCAGCCGCTGGGACAGGAGTTCGATCCTCTGCCACAGCTGCCTCGGCAGCGTTAGCAACCGCAACAACAGTGGTGGCTCGAACGCCTGCAAGAGGAGCTGGCCCGAGTCCCGGACAGCCGACGTTAAAAGAAATTGTTGTCAAAGCTCATGAAAACGGAATTTCCGACATCCATGCGGGTGTCGGTGAAATTCCTCGCTACCGCAAGCGGGGCGACATGGAGATGACCGATTATCCGATGACGGATGAAGCGACATTCATGAGCTGGTTGCGAGAGGTGATGACTGACGCTCAGATTCGGGAATTTGAAGAGCGCTTAGACTTTGACGGCGTTACGCAGTATGAATTCTCTCGTGCCCGGATCAACGTGTTTGGCTCAATGCGCGGCCCAGCGATGGTGATGCGATTGATCCCGAACGATATCCTGACTTTGGAGCAGCTGCGGTTGCCAGAGGTGTTCAAGGATATTTGCCATTACCATAAAGGATTGATTTTGGTCACAGGCCCCACGGGTTCGGGTAAATCCACCACGATGGCTGCCATGATTGACTACATCAATAAGGAGATGGCGAAGCACATCATCACGATTGAAGACCCGATTGAGTTTGTTCATACCAGCCGCAAGTCGCTGATTAAGCACCGGGAAGTAGGGTTGAACACGTTAAAGTTTGACAACGCGCTGAAAGCGGCGTTGCGGGAAGATCCCGATTTGATTCTAGTTGGGGAAATGCGGGATAAAGAAACCGTCAACACTGCCCTCAAAGCGGCGCAAACGGGTCACTTGGTAATGGGAACGCTGCACACCAATAGCGCTGTGAAAACGATCGAGCGGGTTCTCAACCTCTACTCGGCAGAGGAGCAGCATTCGATGAAAATAGCGATCGCTGAATCTCTAGTGGCGATCATTTCCCAAGGATTGTGCAAAACGACCGATGGCAAGCGTGCCGCTTTCCATGACATCCTGATCAATACTGAAGCAATCAAGGACTACATTAAGGAAGGTAAGTACGAAGACATTACCGGAATCATGCTAGGCTCCGGTTTTGACGGCATGATGACGATGAACAAAGCCCTCCTTGAGCTTTACCATGAGGGTCGAATCACCGAAGAAATTGCTCTGGAAATGTCGCCCACTCCGAACGAGATGGCTCAGTTCCTCCGAGGTCGAGTGTAA
- a CDS encoding circadian clock KaiB family protein, translating into MTQNPLSIPQLFKGIALFTPGGDLIYCIDPNKQSHWHLHLCAGFQEMLGLPEPPHFLVPAYTATIDRWLDPYTQELRIAAEVYLPVRRHQALLNGIFQNINLHNWQVAPWPPELGDPIVLETYRHQFPQLWENHDLIVRLERTGFQPSFRPVSTPGYVLRLFVSGHNGATEHTLQSLHQLLEQSLGHPYTLKVIDIFKHPEQAESNQISATPTLVRVWPEPVRRIVGDLDNIERVLQVLGSVDY; encoded by the coding sequence TTGACTCAAAATCCACTCTCTATTCCCCAGCTCTTTAAAGGTATTGCCCTGTTTACGCCAGGGGGAGATTTAATTTATTGCATCGATCCGAATAAGCAGAGCCACTGGCACCTGCATCTGTGTGCTGGATTTCAAGAAATGCTGGGATTACCAGAACCTCCCCATTTTTTAGTGCCAGCCTATACTGCGACGATCGATCGGTGGCTCGATCCTTACACCCAGGAGTTACGGATTGCGGCTGAGGTTTATTTGCCGGTGCGACGGCATCAGGCGTTGCTGAATGGGATTTTCCAGAATATCAACTTGCACAATTGGCAAGTTGCTCCTTGGCCCCCAGAATTAGGCGATCCGATCGTATTAGAAACTTATCGTCACCAATTTCCCCAACTTTGGGAAAACCACGATTTAATTGTGCGCTTGGAACGCACAGGTTTCCAGCCTTCATTCCGCCCAGTTTCGACTCCTGGATACGTCTTGCGCCTGTTTGTTTCCGGTCATAATGGAGCCACCGAACACACTCTCCAAAGTCTGCATCAGTTGTTGGAGCAGTCTCTCGGTCATCCTTATACTTTGAAAGTGATTGACATCTTCAAACATCCAGAGCAGGCGGAGTCAAATCAGATATCTGCTACACCCACCCTTGTTAGAGTTTGGCCCGAACCTGTGCGGCGGATTGTGGGGGATTTGGACAATATTGAGAGAGTCTTACAGGTTCTTGGGTCTGTAGATTATTGA
- the wecB gene encoding UDP-N-acetylglucosamine 2-epimerase (non-hydrolyzing) codes for MPPSPIKVCITLGTRPEAIKLAAVIQQFQRSLTFQTHVILTGQHREMVEQVMQLFGLNADQDLEIMQHQQTLTDITCRSLRGLETVFKQLQPHLVIVQGDTTTAFAAALAAFYQKIPVGHVEAGLRTDELFNPYPEEANRRLISQLTQLHFAPTTLAVENLQRSGVTGEVHHTGNTVIDALLTVAKSQPECPIPGLDWNGYRTLLATVHRRENWGEPLREIAEGFLQILDKFPDTALLLPLHRNPTVREPLQKLLGNHPRIFLTEPLDYAELVGAIQRCYLVLTDSGGLQEEAPSLGKPVLVLRETTERPEAVAAGTAKLVGTNPNQIVAAATELLSDRSAYQTMATAINPFGDGRSSERILQIVEKYFQSC; via the coding sequence ATGCCACCATCTCCTATCAAAGTTTGTATCACACTGGGAACTCGTCCAGAAGCCATTAAGCTAGCAGCTGTTATCCAACAGTTTCAGCGATCGCTAACTTTTCAAACTCACGTAATATTGACGGGTCAGCATCGAGAGATGGTCGAGCAAGTCATGCAGCTATTTGGGCTGAATGCCGACCAAGATTTAGAAATTATGCAACATCAACAAACTCTGACAGATATTACTTGTCGTAGTTTGCGAGGACTAGAAACTGTATTTAAGCAGTTACAGCCTCATTTGGTAATAGTTCAAGGAGATACAACCACAGCCTTTGCAGCAGCTTTGGCAGCGTTTTATCAAAAAATTCCCGTCGGTCATGTAGAAGCAGGATTACGCACCGATGAGCTATTTAATCCTTACCCAGAAGAAGCCAATCGCCGATTAATTTCTCAGCTGACTCAGCTGCATTTTGCCCCCACAACCTTAGCAGTAGAAAATCTGCAACGTTCTGGAGTCACGGGCGAAGTTCACCACACCGGCAATACAGTCATCGATGCTTTATTAACGGTGGCGAAAAGTCAGCCAGAGTGCCCAATTCCCGGCTTGGATTGGAATGGATATCGCACGCTGCTGGCAACAGTCCATCGACGCGAGAACTGGGGGGAACCCCTACGGGAAATTGCGGAAGGGTTTCTCCAAATCTTAGATAAATTCCCGGATACAGCCTTACTGTTGCCGCTCCATCGCAATCCAACTGTGCGAGAACCGCTACAAAAACTTCTCGGTAATCATCCCAGAATTTTCTTAACAGAACCTTTAGATTATGCCGAACTGGTGGGGGCGATTCAACGCTGTTATTTGGTGTTGACTGATTCTGGAGGATTGCAGGAGGAAGCACCAAGTTTGGGGAAGCCGGTATTGGTATTGCGGGAAACCACCGAACGACCAGAGGCGGTAGCAGCGGGAACGGCAAAATTGGTGGGAACGAACCCTAATCAAATTGTGGCGGCGGCAACAGAACTCCTCAGCGATCGCAGCGCTTATCAAACAATGGCAACGGCAATTAATCCATTTGGCGATGGTCGCTCATCTGAGAGAATATTGCAAATTGTTGAGAAATATTTTCAAAGCTGTTAA